GTatcaaactatattaatttataaatttatttttataaaatttcttcatgattttttttttttttttttaaggtaccCAGTTCGTGAACTGCACATGGTTCACTCACGGATGAAACTAATTCCGAGACGGTTGAGACATTATTTAAGTACCCGCCTGATTGTGCTTGAGCCAAGTTTCATGTGATGGGAGACTCTCAAGCTTGAAATGGGATCACAAGTAGCTCAAGCTGGCTAATTTGGATCTTCACGATTTTTCTAGTCAATAAAGATATTAGCTTGCCGGATTGGGAGGGTCAAATTCGGACAAGTAAGCCATTTCCCGTGCTTTAGCGCGGGTGGCCAAGCAAGTATTTATTGTGCTGCCCAGTTCTCTGAACTGAATTCGATCGACAAGTCTCTAGCTTTCGACGAGCCTGATCAAGATGAAACATAACAATTCAATGTTGCACTCATCACCGTCTTTTTCGATATACCATTCTGGGGATGGATTTCAGGATGAAGAGGCTCGAGATCCGAGTCAAGAAGCGCTGGAGAGAACTATTACCATAGGTGAGAGCTTAGAAGCCATAGGTAGTGGTGAATTCACTTTTAACAAGACGAGTATGAGCTTGATTGtggaaggggaagaggaaaaGGATGAAGTTGTTGATGGGATTCAGAGTGGGAGTGTTGAAGAAGAAGCGAATGAACCACCTAGTCCACCCATGTACCTTGCTACAGGGCTTGGGATTGACACTTCTGGTTTTGGTGTTGATGGGTTCAATTTAGCTATGGAGAACTTTGATGACGGTGGCGATGTTGAAGAGTACTGTAAGAGGATGGTTGATGAATATCCTTGCCACCCTTTGTTTCTGAGAAAATATGCTCAAGTTTTGCAGGTTAGTCTTCTTTGCCTCATGCTTCTGCCTTTTTCCTAATTTGTAAATGTCTTAAAGCTACACAAAAACTTCAGGAAATATATCTTACAAGAATTGGGAACTACTAATAATTGTGAATACTAGCCTCGTTTATGCATCCATAGATCGGTTGATTATATCGAATACCTATTTTCAATTCCTGATTAATCGGATCTGATTGATAATAGCGCTTAGAAGTGGCAGGGTCGAAGCCTGTATCGTTTTCTAGTTGTTCGATCGTGGGCCAATTACTGATTAGACTATAACCAAATTAGACCCCACCTCAGGGGGTACTCGTACTTCAATTTCTGCTATTACGTTTGTTGTTGttggtagtggtggtggtggcgcttctgctgctgctgcttttGCTATGTTCCTGTTATTAGGCCTGACCCTAAGGTAGGCTATATGTGTCTCTGACCCTTTCCCATGAGGCTTTACCTCTATACTTGAGCGAAAGTGCCTCAATTTGATGAAACCTTGCCCTCTGGGGTGCAGCAGTGATGCCATCCAGTTTTAAGCCTAATTGCATTACTCACGATTAAACCTTCTTTTACCAAGAATAGTTTGGTGATGAAAGCTGAGATTATTGTATATGGAAACTTGGTCAAAACTCTACAGATCAAAACGATCTACCACAACTAACGCAAGTGTAGAATGGCTAGgaaaattaaattgtaaaataaaaaatcttcaaaataactgATAATGCtcatatcattttcaataaagGGAAGCGGTCCTTGTACAATTCAAAGATTagatttcctctttttttttttttcctcaagtcCAAGGGAGACCTTCAAGGAGCAGAGGAATACTATTATCGTGCTACACTAGCAGACCCTGAAGATGGTGAAATTTTGCTGCTGTATGCTAAACTCGTGTGGGAGCACCATCATGACCAAGATAGAGCCTTGAGTTACTTTGAGCGGGCAGCTCAAGCCGCTCCTCAGGCTAGGTGAGCATTTCCTCCATCTGGCATCATGAAAAGAATATGGCGCTAAGTTTGTGATTTGAACTGCTGGAGATTATACTATATGGAGTTGTATTAGATTCTAGACTCTTGTCGCCAAAACCTATCACTGACCTTCAGAAACTGGATGACCCAGTGTGAACTTCCAAACCTAATTTTAGAAATCATGCCTAAAAGTTAaccttttaatttcttgtttccAGCCATGTTCTTGCAGCATATGCTAGTTTCCTCTGGGAAATAGAGGATGACAAGGAAGAATATGAAGCATCTCAAGCTCACATTCAGGTGTAGCATTTGGTCAGAGGAATTGATGGCTTCAAAAACTGTTTCGCATTGTTGGAAAGATTCTAATGCTTTCAGGATAAAGTGCAGATTGAGGAGGAAAAACGTGAAGAGGAACTCGAAATGTCAACCTccaaagaaaaagttgaaatggtaagttcatcccaacatgCAGCAGGGCTTAAGATTGATGTAGCTGATTTTCCTGCGGCTGAATCCAGCAAAGGCAGCAATGTTGAGGAGTATCATAAGAAGATGGTTGAGGATAATCCTAATAACCCCTTGTTTCTAAGAAATTATGCTCAGTTCCTATGTCAGGTaagataattatattttgttccCTATCTCATCTCAGTCTgcctggtttggtttcacaaaccttCGAAACcgtctcatctcaacatccaaacaccattcaaacaaacatttttcaat
Above is a genomic segment from Juglans microcarpa x Juglans regia isolate MS1-56 chromosome 1D, Jm3101_v1.0, whole genome shotgun sequence containing:
- the LOC121240492 gene encoding uncharacterized protein LOC121240492, with protein sequence MKHNNSMLHSSPSFSIYHSGDGFQDEEARDPSQEALERTITIGESLEAIGSGEFTFNKTSMSLIVEGEEEKDEVVDGIQSGSVEEEANEPPSPPMYLATGLGIDTSGFGVDGFNLAMENFDDGGDVEEYCKRMVDEYPCHPLFLRKYAQVLQSKGDLQGAEEYYYRATLADPEDGEILLLYAKLVWEHHHDQDRALSYFERAAQAAPQASHVLAAYASFLWEIEDDKEEYEASQAHIQIEEEKREEELEMSTSKEKVEMVSSSQHAAGLKIDVADFPAAESSKGSNVEEYHKKMVEDNPNNPLFLRNYAQFLCQSKGDLQTAEEFYMRTILADPSDGEIMSQYAKLVWELYHDQDKALSYFESAVQASPGDSHVLAAYASFLWETEDEEDGDPRHDCNQALVIHG